The Sebastes umbrosus isolate fSebUmb1 chromosome 4, fSebUmb1.pri, whole genome shotgun sequence genome has a window encoding:
- the cbln1 gene encoding cerebellin-1: MLAFCLLSAVWLAASSPARAQNETEPIILEGKCLVVCDSNPTADPTGTALGISVRSGSAKVAFSAVRNTNHEPSEMSNRTMVIYFDRVLVNVGKNFDEERSNFISPRKGIYSFNFHVVKVYNRQTIQVSLMHNGWPVISAFAGDQDVTREAASNGVLIQMEKGDRAYLKLERGNLMGGWKYSTFSGFLVFPM, encoded by the exons ATGTTGGCGTTTTGCCTGCTGAGTGCCGTGTGGCTCGCGGCGAGCAGCCCGGCCCGCGCTCAGAACGAGACGGAACCAATCATCCTGGAGGGGAAGTGTCTCGTGGTGTGTGACTCCAACCCCACCGCCGACCCCACCGGCACCGCGCTCGGGATCTCGGTGCGCTCCGGCAGCGCCAAGGTGGCCTTCTCCGCGGTCCGGAACACCAACCACGAACCGTCCGAGATGAGCAACCGGACCATGGTCATCTACTTCGACCGG gtTCTAGTAAACGTCGGGAAGAACTTCGACGAGGAGAGAAGTAACTTCATCTCGCCGCGCAAAGGGATTTACAGTTTTAACTTCCACGTAGTGAAAGTCTACAACCGCCAAACTATACAG GTGAGCCTGATGCACAACGGCTGGCCGGTGATTTCAGCGTTTGCCGGCGACCAGGATGTGACGCGTGAGGCGGCCAGTAATGGTGTTCTGATCCAGATGGAGAAGGGAGACCGGGCCTACCTCAAGCTGGAGAGAGGAAACCTAATGGGAGGATGGAAATACTCCACCTTCTCCGGCTTCCTGGTGTTCCCCATGTAG